TCCATATCAAGCTCTTTGGTTTTTGTATATTCGCGAAGATTTGCGAACAACTTTACCCTGATCTTTGGCATTGAACTATCATCCCCCCATCAAACCATAAATGCTATGAATATGTTTTAACTATTTTTGAGGTAATGGAAAAAAAGGATTTTGGTCTTTACTCTGTTTTTATTCTGATAATTGCTTCGGCGTTTTTCCTGCGCCTCTACCATCTGGATGAAAGGGTTTTCCATCACGATGAAGCCGCTGTAGGTTATTTCACGTACAAATTGTTCAATGACAATGTTTATTCATACGACCCCGCGTTCCACGGGCCATTCATTTACTATGCGACGGCGGAGATGTTCAGGCGTTTGGGTGATACCATATATTCAGCGCGCCTGCTTCCCGCGCTTCTTGGCGCTTCGATAATATTTTTTCTTATCCCTCTTCGGAAATACATAGGAAAAACAGGGCTGGTTATTTCGGCTTTCTTTTTTGCTTTTTCCCCTTCGTTCCTGTATTACTCGCGGTTCTATAGAGAGGACATTTTCATCTCATTCTTTACTTTGCTAATGCTGGTATGCGTGATAAAGTATGCAGAGAAATATATAGATGTCAGACGATCAATTATCAAGGTTTCTCATCTGCTTTTAGGGACCCTTTTGCTCATTTCGGCCGTGGTATTTTATACTATTTTGCCTGCATCATCTGCGGCAATTAAAGAGAATGCAATTAATGCAATTTTTTTGGCATTGATTATATTACTGCTCTTACTGCTGGCTACATTAATATTAATAAAGTATGGAGAAAAACATATCGAATATGGTTATTCCATTTTTCGTCCTTTCTATTTGTTCTTAGCAGGTGTGTCGCTTGCATCTATGGCAGCGCTTAAAGAAAATGCTTATATAGCTATGGGATTGATCCTCCTTTTCCTTTTCCTGTTCTTTATCCGTGAAAGGTGGTATTCAGGTCTTTTTTCGAAAATAAGAAAGCTTGACAAAAAAGTCTTGATTGTTGCTGGCGAGGGAGTATTTTTCATTATTGTTGTGCTTGTCGTTTATTCTCTGTTTTATACCGGCAAGGTTTTTGATCTCTATGGCATGAAGGTAGCTTTCATAAAAGCGGTATCCCACTGGGTTGAGATGCACAGGATAGAGCGCATCGGCGGTCCGATGTATTTTTATCTCCCCATAATGGCGCTTTATGAACTTCCAGTGTTCGTCTTCGGATTTGCCGGTATTATCCATTATTATAAAAAAAATGATATTCTCATGACCTTCCTTGGTTACTGGACGATCACCAACCTGATAATCTATTCATATTTACAGGAGAAAGTACCGTGGCTCATCCTTAACCCGCTGCTGCCGCTTGTTATAATTGCAGGAGCATACCTGGGTGAACTATTGCCCCGACTGAGGTTTGACACTCGCGTGGGTGCTTTTGTGATTATTTTTCTCGTAGCGAGTTCCTCTTATTCAGTCTATTCAAGCATGTTCTTGAACTATTATGATTACACCAACCCGGCAGAGCCATTAATACAGGCGGCGCAGCCCCCGCAGAAGTATTCTCTTTTCATAAGCAAGATATCCGAAATATCAAGACAATACAGCAACCAGTCAACCGAAATCCAGGTAACGGACCCTGAGATGGAAACACAGTTCCTGTGGTATTTGCGCCACTACGGCAATGTCAGGTGGAAGGTGAGCATTAACTCGGAACTCAATGCTCCACTTATCGTTGTGCATGATTCCGACGGGAACGAATCGGATGCGACTGTAGTGAAGCGCCACCTGCGTACTGATTATGAGAGGCTTGACAGTGCGAAGATGTCTTGGTACTGGTTCCAGCCTTCGGATGTTACTCCGGGTTACCTGCTAACCAGGAAGATGGACAGGGCGCCGGGGGAGTACAGGATCGTGCTGTTCTATAAACCGAAAAAATGATCTACAGTACCTCGTCCATGCTCCCGCTCCTGAAACCCATCAGATCAAGGGTGATATAGGCAAACCCGAGCTTTTTGAACTCATTCACGACAGCCTCGCGCATTCCCAGAAACCGCGCCATCTCATCTGGCATGAGTTCGATTCGTGCAATTCCCGCATGGTCACGTACCCTCACGACATTGAACCCCGTATTCCGGAGATATTCCTCCGCTTTACCCACTCGACTGAGGGCTTCATGCGTTATAGCCTGTCCGTAGGGGAAACGAGAGGAAAGACACGCCATCGAGGGTTTTTCTGCAACCGATAGATTTAATCTGCGAGCCATTTCGCGTATTTCCTCCTTTGTAACATTGAATTCAACATATGGATTATAGATTCCCTCCTCCATTATCGCCCTGTGACCCGGCCTGTGGCCTTTAAGTTCTGAGATATTCGTCCCCTCAACAATTGTCTCAATGCCATATTCTGCGGCAATCTTTTTTAACTCCCGCATTAACCCTTTTTTGCAGTAATAGCATCTATCCACAGGGTTTCTTGAAAATCCCGGCTCGTCGAGCTCATCATAAGATATCACAACATGCCTTATCCCGATCTCCTCTGCAACCTTTTTTGCACACTCAAGCTCACCCGGCGCGAGCGTGAAAGAGTCAGCTGTGACCGCAATAGCATTATCCCCCAGCGCCCTGTACGCAAGCGCCGAAAGAACCGAGCTGTCCACGCCGCCAGAAAAAGCTACGAGAACGCCGCCTCTCTGCAAGAGCGCATCCAATATTGCGTGCATCTTTTCATCGATAGACATGGAGGCTACAATGCCGCAAAAAGATGTAAGGATTTCTATAAACCTTCAGCTTTTTCGCCCTTCGCGTTCTATGCATCAACATATCAAAAATGCATAGAGTCATTTTAGACTTCAAATTGATTTGAAGTCATAGAAATCTCTTTTAATATCCTTGACAATTAATAATAAAATGCCAGAAAACGTTACCAGCCCTCCCGAGGAGAAGCTCCTCATACTACCTCTGGGAGATGAATCCAAGAAGATAACCCAGGTAATATCCAACGACACTGCCCGCCAGATAATTGAGATGCTGGCTGACGTGCCTCTTTCTGCCTCGGATATTGGAGGGCGTTTGAATGCTCCCATCTCCACCATTATGTACAACCTTGAGAATCTGGAAAGCGTGGGGCTTATCAAAGTGGAAAAGATAAAATACAGCGAGAAGGGCCGCGAAGTAAAGATTTACGGGCCGGTGAGAAAACTCATTGTGGTGGTACCTGAGAAAACCGATAAAAAATCAGTGGCAGATATACTCAGGAAGTATCTCGGCGTGATGCTCGCGGCTTTTTTTGCTTCAGGTCTTATCGAGTTCTTCACAAGAAGGGTCGGTCCTATTCCCACTGTATCGATAAAGGAATCAGAGGTTAACACGACGGCTGTGATGAACGAAACTGTAAGGGGAATGACGCAGAGCGCAGCCATCTCGGGCAAGGCCGTGGCGCCGGGCGCTCCCGTCCTTAATGCAACGCCAATAGCAGAGACGGATACTCTTACGAGAATCGAAGATATGATATATGCCCATCCGGGCATTTTGTTTTTCATCGGATGCCTGTTCGTGGTGGTGCTGCTAGTTGCCATGGATTACAGGAGAAATGGTCACAGGTAGTTTTTACTCTCCGGATATGAAGTTGAATTGAGCCATCATGCAATTCAGGATGAGTTAGGCATCCGCGGTCAGCCGTGAATCGGCGGGCATCCACGGCGATGATTCTCTCTCACACGCTCACATCATATGTTCTATTTTGTCATGGCATACAGATCGAATCTCTACAATACAATTAAGGCAAATCTTTAAATCTTCATATATCTTTCAGTTATTCAATCTTTGAAATATAATCAAATTTTAATGGTCTGCCCTTGCCATTTATGGAAAAGCATCAAAAACGCAAGCTTAAATAGAAAAGTTTCTTAACTAATTATACACAAAATTGGTTTCATTCCAGTAAAATAGGATACGTCGCGATCAAAAAGTTGCAGTTAATGAAGGATAGGAGTTATAGGAATGGTAAATAACAGAAGGTTGATAGTGATTTTTACTATTTTGCTGATGAATCTCGCATTTATCCAACACACTTTAGCGTATCCTTCTTATAATACAGAACAAGATTGTAGAGGTTGCCATGGTAGCGATTTGGCAAACAGACACCATCTTTTGGTGGCAAAAGGCACATTTCAATGTACAAACTGCCATCCCATGAAATATGATAATCAAAGTCAAATTTATTATCCTGAAGTAATAAGAAATTGTCTAATATGCCACGTCGGTGAAAATCATGAGGACTGTGTGCGATGCCATGTAGATAGTGCACCTGGCGATGTCAACAGAACCGCTTTTGGCCAGGGTGTCCATGTTAATATTAATACAACCGAGGGAAATAATTCACTAAACAACAGCGATTGCTGGACATGCCATTTTAACAGGGATATGAACAGGAGCAATATCCGGCAGTGCGCTGACTGCCACACAGGGAGCGGTCAGCCCGATGCCCCGCAGGCGCCGAAGGTTCGCACGCACCTGCCTGCTGTAACAAATTATTCCTGCCTGGATTGTCACAGCAAAGTCACAGTAAATCCAGGAGCAGGAATCCCCAACGTAACTTCTCACTATGCACAAAGACCCGCAGTTCCAACATCGAAATATTGTGATTATTGCCATGGACCGAATGCAAGCTCTCCATTCCCGGCCTTGAACAAGACAATTCCCCGGTTCAATCATGATGACCCGGGCTGGAATGGAAATGCCACATGCAGGACATGCCACACAAATTCCAGTGTATCAGCGGATCCCCGGGCAAATGATACTTCGTCTTTCCATGAACTCACAACAGAATTAGGAGATGCGTTTGATGGAACTGCAAAAGCCGATTGCGTTCTCTGCCATGTCCAGAAAGCTCCTCAATTTGTATCAGCTCCAAATCCTCCACATGATACCACAGGCATGGTCACTGCGGACTGCTCTGGCTGCCACGGAGTCAATGTCCCGGGTACACAGCCGCAGAAACTTCATGATCCCACGCCCACAACGACCGGTGGATGCATAGGATGTCATTCAAATAACGCAACACGGTATTATACGAATACAAGCCTATTCGGATTGCATGCAAACGTAAATACCTCGGATGACACGGGTAATGTCACGGATGCTGATTGTAAAACATGCCACTATGGTGCGGCCAACGGAACAATGAGCATGGTACTGGGAGCAGCAAATCAAAGCAACACCTATTTCTGCCAGGATTGCCATACGAGTTCAGGAACCGGGCCAGTTCATCCCACCAACCCTAATCTGATCAAAAATGGATTAAGTCACGGGAAAACAGATTGCAAATGGTGCCATATTGCAGGCGACTCTCAGCCAAGACCATTAAATGTGACCCCTCCGCCATTAATCGTTAATTTAAGATACCATCCAAATGGGCCCAAAGGAACTGCTGCTGGAAAGAATTGTTTGACCTGCCATTATTCAGCCAATCTCCCGGATTTACCATTCCATGCACCCGGGGAAGCCCATGAGAACGATCTGAATATTTGCGGGGAATGCCATAACAACGCAGAT
The genomic region above belongs to Candidatus Methanoperedens sp. and contains:
- a CDS encoding TIGR03663 family protein; translation: MEKKDFGLYSVFILIIASAFFLRLYHLDERVFHHDEAAVGYFTYKLFNDNVYSYDPAFHGPFIYYATAEMFRRLGDTIYSARLLPALLGASIIFFLIPLRKYIGKTGLVISAFFFAFSPSFLYYSRFYREDIFISFFTLLMLVCVIKYAEKYIDVRRSIIKVSHLLLGTLLLISAVVFYTILPASSAAIKENAINAIFLALIILLLLLLATLILIKYGEKHIEYGYSIFRPFYLFLAGVSLASMAALKENAYIAMGLILLFLFLFFIRERWYSGLFSKIRKLDKKVLIVAGEGVFFIIVVLVVYSLFYTGKVFDLYGMKVAFIKAVSHWVEMHRIERIGGPMYFYLPIMALYELPVFVFGFAGIIHYYKKNDILMTFLGYWTITNLIIYSYLQEKVPWLILNPLLPLVIIAGAYLGELLPRLRFDTRVGAFVIIFLVASSSYSVYSSMFLNYYDYTNPAEPLIQAAQPPQKYSLFISKISEISRQYSNQSTEIQVTDPEMETQFLWYLRHYGNVRWKVSINSELNAPLIVVHDSDGNESDATVVKRHLRTDYERLDSAKMSWYWFQPSDVTPGYLLTRKMDRAPGEYRIVLFYKPKK
- the larE gene encoding ATP-dependent sacrificial sulfur transferase LarE, whose protein sequence is MSIDEKMHAILDALLQRGGVLVAFSGGVDSSVLSALAYRALGDNAIAVTADSFTLAPGELECAKKVAEEIGIRHVVISYDELDEPGFSRNPVDRCYYCKKGLMRELKKIAAEYGIETIVEGTNISELKGHRPGHRAIMEEGIYNPYVEFNVTKEEIREMARRLNLSVAEKPSMACLSSRFPYGQAITHEALSRVGKAEEYLRNTGFNVVRVRDHAGIARIELMPDEMARFLGMREAVVNEFKKLGFAYITLDLMGFRSGSMDEVL
- a CDS encoding helix-turn-helix domain-containing protein, encoding MPENVTSPPEEKLLILPLGDESKKITQVISNDTARQIIEMLADVPLSASDIGGRLNAPISTIMYNLENLESVGLIKVEKIKYSEKGREVKIYGPVRKLIVVVPEKTDKKSVADILRKYLGVMLAAFFASGLIEFFTRRVGPIPTVSIKESEVNTTAVMNETVRGMTQSAAISGKAVAPGAPVLNATPIAETDTLTRIEDMIYAHPGILFFIGCLFVVVLLVAMDYRRNGHR